A genomic region of Leptolyngbya sp. NIES-2104 contains the following coding sequences:
- a CDS encoding NAD-dependent epimerase/dehydratase family protein, whose product MKVLITGSSGLIGSEAVEYYDRTGHQVIGVDNNMRATFFGTQGDTLWNLKRLQDGTSQFLHYNIDIRDRESVFELFQAHTFDLIIHCAAQPSHDKACQIPLLDFEVNALGTVNLLEATRQFCPEAVFIHMSTNKVYGDSPNEIPRVELEKRYDYANPEDFHGVAETCRIDRTLHSLFGASKTAADVVAQEYGRYFGMKVGVFRGGCLTGPSHSGVELHGFLSYLVKVALTGRTYKVFGYKGKQVRDNIHSYDVIQAFEAFRRNPRPGEVYNLGGGRENSVSMMEAFDWVESISGRKVDWVYVEENRIGDHICYISDLRKLKSHFPEWSITRSLSDIFEEMVAAEVDRLAVTV is encoded by the coding sequence ATGAAAGTATTGATTACTGGCTCTAGTGGCTTGATCGGTTCAGAAGCGGTGGAATACTACGATCGCACTGGACATCAGGTGATTGGAGTAGACAACAACATGAGAGCAACCTTCTTTGGCACCCAGGGTGATACTCTGTGGAACCTAAAGCGGCTGCAAGACGGAACCTCTCAGTTTCTGCATTACAACATCGATATCCGCGATCGAGAAAGCGTGTTTGAGCTATTCCAGGCGCACACTTTCGATTTGATTATTCACTGTGCGGCTCAGCCTTCCCATGATAAAGCCTGTCAGATTCCTTTACTAGATTTTGAAGTCAACGCTCTGGGAACCGTAAATCTACTCGAAGCGACTCGCCAGTTCTGCCCGGAAGCCGTCTTCATTCACATGAGCACCAACAAAGTCTACGGAGACTCACCGAACGAGATCCCACGGGTTGAATTGGAGAAACGGTACGACTACGCAAATCCAGAAGATTTTCATGGAGTTGCTGAAACTTGCAGAATCGATCGCACCTTGCACTCGCTGTTTGGCGCATCGAAGACAGCAGCAGATGTAGTCGCTCAAGAGTACGGTCGCTACTTCGGGATGAAAGTGGGTGTGTTTCGGGGAGGTTGCTTAACCGGACCTTCACATTCTGGAGTCGAGCTTCATGGATTTTTGTCTTATCTGGTGAAAGTTGCACTGACGGGCAGAACTTACAAAGTTTTTGGTTATAAAGGTAAGCAAGTCCGCGACAACATCCATAGCTACGATGTGATTCAAGCGTTTGAAGCATTTCGTCGCAATCCTAGACCTGGTGAAGTCTATAACCTGGGTGGAGGACGCGAAAACAGTGTCTCGATGATGGAAGCCTTCGATTGGGTCGAATCGATCAGCGGTCGCAAGGTGGACTGGGTTTATGTTGAGGAAAACCGCATCGGCGATCACATCTGCTATATCTCTGATTTACGCAAGCTGAAGTCACACTTCCCAGAGTGGAGCATCACTCGCAGTCTGTCAGACATCTTTGAGGAGATGGTGGCAGCAGAGGTCGATCGACTTGCAGTGACCGTATAG